The proteins below are encoded in one region of Triticum aestivum cultivar Chinese Spring chromosome 1B, IWGSC CS RefSeq v2.1, whole genome shotgun sequence:
- the LOC123123383 gene encoding serine/threonine-protein kinase BSK2 isoform X1 encodes MGCFQSKPAGKPLPPDADAALPPDDPADPEAANGADGAGVDGDEKDGAKRAVPVFREFGLAELRAATKGFSADLIVSESGEKAPNVVYRGRLDGGRLIAVKRFSRLSWPDPQQFLAEAAGVGKVRHKRLVNLIGCCAEGDERLLVAEYMPNDTLSKHLFHWDKQPLPWEMRLRVAHYIAQALDHCNAENRKIYHDLNAYRVLFDEEGDPRLSSFGLMKNSRDGKSYSTNLAYTPPEFLRTGRVIAESVIYSYGTVLLDLLSGKHIPPSHALDLIRGKNILLLMDSSLEGQYANEDASKLVDLASKCLQFEARDRPNIKYLLSSVGPLQKQKEVASHVLMGITKTTSVLPTILSPLGKACAGMDLTAVHDILLKTGYKDDEGAENELSFQEWTQQVQEMLNTKKFGDIAFRDKDFKTAIDYYSKLVGMMSVPSATVFARRSFSYLMNGQSELALRDAMQAQVCMPEWPTAFYLQALALSKLGMETDAQDMLNDGATFEAKKQNSWRG; translated from the exons ATGGGGTGCTTCCAGTCCAAGCCGGCGGGGAAGCCGCTGccgcccgacgccgacgccgccctcCCGCCCGACGACCCCGCAGATCCCG AGGCGGCGAACGGAGCGGACGGGGCGGGCGTGGACGGCGACGAGAAGGACGGGGCGAAGCGGGCGGTGCCGGTCTTCAGGGAGTTCGGGCTCGCCGAGCTGCGGGCCGCCACCAAGGGCTTCAGCGCCGACCTCATCGTCTCCGAGAGCGGCGAGAAGGCGCCCAACGTCGTCTACCGGGGCCGCCTCGACGGCGGCCGCCTCATCGCCGTCAAGCGCTTCTCCCGCCTCTCGTGGCCCGACCCGCAGCAGTTCCTC GCGGAAGCGGCCGGCGTGGGGAAGGTGCGGCACAAGCGCCTCGTCAACCTCATTGGCTGCTGCGCCGAGGGTGACGAGAGGCTGCTCGTCGCGGAGTACATGCCCAACGACACATTGTCCAAGCACCTCTTCCACT GGGATAAGCAGCCGTTGCCATGGGAAATGCGGTTGAGGGTTGCACACTACATTGCACAAGCTCTCGATCATTGCAATGCAGAGAACAGGAAAATCTATCATGACTTGAATGCCTACAGAGTACTTTTTGATGAG GAAGGTGATCCTCGCTTGTCAAGTTTTGGACTAATGAAGAACAGCCGCGACGGAAAAAGTTATAGCACTAACCTGGCTTACACCCCGCCAGAGTTCCTACGAACGG GCAGAGTCATCGCTGAGAGTGTGATATATAGCTACGGAACAGTTCTGTTGGATCTTTTGAGTGGGAAACACATTCCTCCTAGTCAT GCACTTGATTTGATAAGGGGAAAGAACATACTGCTATTGATGGATTCCTCCTTAGAAGGGCAATATGCTAATGAAGATGCTTCAAAATTAGTCGATCTTGCATCAAAATGCTTGCAGTTTGAAGCTAGGGACAGACCCAATATAAAGTATTTATTGTCTTCTGTTGGGCCTCTTCAGAAGCAAAAGGAG GTGGCGTCACATGTGTTGATGGGCATTACGAAAACCACGTCGGTCTTACCAACTATTCTTTCTCCACTTGGAAAGGCATGTGCCGGAATGGACCTTACAGCAGTACATGATATATTGCTCAAAACAGGTTACAAAGATGATGAAGGTGCCGAAAATGAG TTGTCCTTTCAAGAATGGACTCAGCAAGTGCAAGAGATGCTGAACACAAAGAAGTTTGGTGATATTGCATTTCGAGATAAGGATTTCAAGACTGCAATTGACTACTATTCAAAG CTAGTTGGAATGATGTCAGTACCTTCAGCTACAGTTTTCGCCAGACGGAGTTTTTCCTACCTGATGAACGGTCAGTCGGAGCTTGCTCTACGCGACGCAATGCAGGCCCAGGTCTGCATGCCCGAATGGCCTACTGCATTCTACCTCCAAGCCCTAGCTCTCTCAAAGCTTGGAATGGAAACCGATGCACAGGACATGCTCAATGACGGAGCCACCTTTGAGGCCAAGAAGCAAAACAGCTGGCGTGGTTAG
- the LOC123123383 gene encoding serine/threonine-protein kinase BSK2 isoform X2, whose product MGCFQSKPAGKPLPPDADAALPPDDPADPEAANGADGAGVDGDEKDGAKRAVPVFREFGLAELRAATKGFSADLIVSESGEKAPNVVYRGRLDGGRLIAVKRFSRLSWPDPQQFLAEAAGVGKVRHKRLVNLIGCCAEGDERLLVAEYMPNDTLSKHLFHWDKQPLPWEMRLRVAHYIAQALDHCNAENRKIYHDLNAYRVLFDEEGDPRLSSFGLMKNSRDGKSYSTNLAYTPPEFLRTGRVIAESVIYSYGTVLLDLLSGKHIPPSHALDLIRGKNILLLMDSSLEGQYANEDASKLVDLASKCLQFEARDRPNIKYLLSSVGPLQKQKEVASHVLMGITKTTSVLPTILSPLGKACAGMDLTAVHDILLKTGYKDDEGAENEQVQEMLNTKKFGDIAFRDKDFKTAIDYYSKLVGMMSVPSATVFARRSFSYLMNGQSELALRDAMQAQVCMPEWPTAFYLQALALSKLGMETDAQDMLNDGATFEAKKQNSWRG is encoded by the exons ATGGGGTGCTTCCAGTCCAAGCCGGCGGGGAAGCCGCTGccgcccgacgccgacgccgccctcCCGCCCGACGACCCCGCAGATCCCG AGGCGGCGAACGGAGCGGACGGGGCGGGCGTGGACGGCGACGAGAAGGACGGGGCGAAGCGGGCGGTGCCGGTCTTCAGGGAGTTCGGGCTCGCCGAGCTGCGGGCCGCCACCAAGGGCTTCAGCGCCGACCTCATCGTCTCCGAGAGCGGCGAGAAGGCGCCCAACGTCGTCTACCGGGGCCGCCTCGACGGCGGCCGCCTCATCGCCGTCAAGCGCTTCTCCCGCCTCTCGTGGCCCGACCCGCAGCAGTTCCTC GCGGAAGCGGCCGGCGTGGGGAAGGTGCGGCACAAGCGCCTCGTCAACCTCATTGGCTGCTGCGCCGAGGGTGACGAGAGGCTGCTCGTCGCGGAGTACATGCCCAACGACACATTGTCCAAGCACCTCTTCCACT GGGATAAGCAGCCGTTGCCATGGGAAATGCGGTTGAGGGTTGCACACTACATTGCACAAGCTCTCGATCATTGCAATGCAGAGAACAGGAAAATCTATCATGACTTGAATGCCTACAGAGTACTTTTTGATGAG GAAGGTGATCCTCGCTTGTCAAGTTTTGGACTAATGAAGAACAGCCGCGACGGAAAAAGTTATAGCACTAACCTGGCTTACACCCCGCCAGAGTTCCTACGAACGG GCAGAGTCATCGCTGAGAGTGTGATATATAGCTACGGAACAGTTCTGTTGGATCTTTTGAGTGGGAAACACATTCCTCCTAGTCAT GCACTTGATTTGATAAGGGGAAAGAACATACTGCTATTGATGGATTCCTCCTTAGAAGGGCAATATGCTAATGAAGATGCTTCAAAATTAGTCGATCTTGCATCAAAATGCTTGCAGTTTGAAGCTAGGGACAGACCCAATATAAAGTATTTATTGTCTTCTGTTGGGCCTCTTCAGAAGCAAAAGGAG GTGGCGTCACATGTGTTGATGGGCATTACGAAAACCACGTCGGTCTTACCAACTATTCTTTCTCCACTTGGAAAGGCATGTGCCGGAATGGACCTTACAGCAGTACATGATATATTGCTCAAAACAGGTTACAAAGATGATGAAGGTGCCGAAAATGAG CAAGTGCAAGAGATGCTGAACACAAAGAAGTTTGGTGATATTGCATTTCGAGATAAGGATTTCAAGACTGCAATTGACTACTATTCAAAG CTAGTTGGAATGATGTCAGTACCTTCAGCTACAGTTTTCGCCAGACGGAGTTTTTCCTACCTGATGAACGGTCAGTCGGAGCTTGCTCTACGCGACGCAATGCAGGCCCAGGTCTGCATGCCCGAATGGCCTACTGCATTCTACCTCCAAGCCCTAGCTCTCTCAAAGCTTGGAATGGAAACCGATGCACAGGACATGCTCAATGACGGAGCCACCTTTGAGGCCAAGAAGCAAAACAGCTGGCGTGGTTAG